One part of the Drosophila teissieri strain GT53w chromosome 3R, Prin_Dtei_1.1, whole genome shotgun sequence genome encodes these proteins:
- the LOC122620869 gene encoding uncharacterized protein LOC122620869, producing MGHAISRSVEARESIVAYRNFLKLYRNQHRQMPSNDAFLNAARVWGTFSPAQRNRYAHMGSATEIIMGAPKRVAPKKAKKITKKVVARKKVVKKNPQAKRVPQRRARDNVTAHKPLIGSRTPISGIKRNSKNELVRESLLPSNGFLNFMEFYHEIHREMPKSLAVKEAVSAWSDMNVEQRGIFNMDL from the exons ATGGGTCACGCCATAAGTAGATCAGTCGAGGCCAGAGAGTCCATCGTCGCCTACAGAAACTTCCTGAAACTCTACAGAAACCAGCACAGGCAGATGCCTTCCAATGATGCATTCTTGAATGCAGCTCGTGTTTGGGGCACGTTCTCGCCGGCTCAGCGGAATCGATATGCTCACATG GGTTCCGCAACCGAGATCATAATGGGTGCGCCCAAGCGGGTGGCTCCTAAGAAGGCCAAAAAGATCACGAAGAAAGTGGTGGCTCGTAAAAAGGTGGTTAAAAAGAATCCCCAGGCGAAGAGAGTTCCTCAGCGACGAGCTCGCGATAATGTCACTGCTCATAAGCCGCTAATCGGCAGCAGGACTCCCATCTCCGGCATTAAGAGGAACTCGAAGAATGAGCTAGTTAGGGAAAGTTTGCTACCCTCGAATGGCTTTCTGAACTTCATGGAGTTCTACCATGAGATCCATCGCGAAATGCCAAAGTCCTTGGCGGTGAAAGAGGCTGTCAGTGCGTGGAGCGATATGAACGTGGAGCAGCGTGGCATCTTCAACATGGACTTGTAG